A single window of Ovis aries strain OAR_USU_Benz2616 breed Rambouillet chromosome 24, ARS-UI_Ramb_v3.0, whole genome shotgun sequence DNA harbors:
- the SNN gene encoding stannin: protein MSIMDHSPTTGVVTVIVILIAIAALGALILGCWCYLRLQRISQSEDEESIVGDGETKEPFLLVQYSAKGPCVERKAKLTPNGPEVHG, encoded by the coding sequence ATGTCTATTATGGACCATAGCCCCACCACGGGAGTGGTCACAGTCATCGTCATCCTCATTGCCATCGCTGCCCTGGGGGCCTTGATCTTGGGCTGCTGGTGCTACCTGCGACTCCAGCGCATCAGCCAGTCAGAGGATGAGGAGAGCATCGTAGGGGATGGCGAGACCAAGGAGCCCTTCCTGCTGGTGCAGTACTCAGCCAAGGGACCGTGCGTGGAGAGGAAGGCCAAGCTGACCCCCAACGGCCCTGAAGTCCACGGCTGA